One genomic window of Anthonomus grandis grandis chromosome 3, icAntGran1.3, whole genome shotgun sequence includes the following:
- the LOC126734361 gene encoding uncharacterized protein LOC126734361, which translates to MKIALLVFLCGFLCYGAAEEVVKGPTQVEDDDDSDMYMEPLEEDHQGSSSDIRVQAQAGHWLPTFSRTYDPFDHPAPSGHSRPVFHETYQQQEGAYSQRNDPPFQQDVNYQGYNPFNAKEYQQQTPQPQQQNVDKSASLLGDGNFGVIQGGTFYAEKEGYDGDSSGFDDFSSYFHNGHGRPSYFYPSNPKPAKQQQQFENFRDFADINSPPERQYSQYVVVYTNKNGTRTSTVNPSLAQKPEINRPKNILESLALLDSGTQNHGAMLRNVLELPQYEQGDVIEIAPEKKMSKSKRKLLKLKPEKKHEARLQKKETELSEPLLALS; encoded by the exons GTCCCACCCAAGTAGAAGACGATGATGACTCCGATATGTATATGGAACCTTTGGAAGAAGACCATCAAGGTTCGTCTAGTGATATACGAGTGCAAGCGCAGGCTggacattg GCTTCCTACGTTCTCAAGAACTTATGATCCCTTCGACCACCCTGCTCCCTCAGGACATTCCAGGCCAGTGTTTCATGAGACTTATCAGCAACAAGAAG GTGCCTACAGCCAAAGAAACGACCCACCTTTTCAACAGGACGTCAATTACCAGGGGTACAACCCTTTTAACGCCAAAGAATACCAACAACAGACGCCACAACCTCAGCAGCAAAACGTCGATAAGTCTGCATCTCTTTTAG gggATGGTAACTTCGGAGTGATCCAAGGGGGCACTTTTTATGCCGAAAAGGAGGGATACGACGGGGACAGTTCTGGATTCGATGATTTTTCCTCGTATTTCCATAACGGGCACGGCAGGCCTTCGTATTTTTATCCTAGTAATCCAAAACCTG CCAAACAGCAACAACAATTCGAAAACTTCAGAGACTTCGCCGACATTAACAGTCCACCAGAACGTCAGTACTCCCAGTACGTAGTCGTCTACACTAATAAGAACGGCACCAGAACCAGTACCGTAAATCCCTCTCTGGCTCAGAAACCTGAGATTAACAGACCTAAGAATATCCTAGAAAGCCTCGCTTTGCTCGACAGTGGAACTCAGAACCACGGTGCAATGCTCAGAAACGTTTTGGAGTTACCCCAGTACGAGCAGGGAGATGTGATTGAAATTGCACCAGAGAAGAAGATGTCAAAGTCCAAGAGGAAGTTGCTGAAGTTAAAACCGGAGAAGAAACACGAGGCGAGGTTACAGAAAAAGGAGACGGAGTTGAGTGAGCCATTGTTGGCCCTAAGCTGA